DNA from Desulfonatronum sp. SC1:
GCAGCAGGAGCGTCCAGGCAATCCTTGTGGAGACGCCCAGGAGCGCGTGCAGCACCCACAAAACGACCCCGACCAGGATGATGCCCGGAACCTGGAACAAGGCGTATCGGAGCAGCGTTTTTCTGCTCCAGGCGGGATTGCTTCGGCAGTGTTCCATGGTGGCGCGATGTTTGACCGTGTTTGGCAAGGCCGAAGCTTTTTCGGCCAACGAAGGGGAAGTTAGAAGACGAACGCGGCAAACTCAAGTCGGCTCTCGCGGGTTTGCCTTGAATTGGGAAATGCCGTAATCAACGCCCCAACGCATGAGGAATTCCGCCATTTCCAAGATCGCTTCCGCGGCGTCAGAATCTTTCGCTCTCCTGGCCCGCCTGAACATCAGGGCAAGTCTTTCCAGGCTCGTGGTCCTGCTTTTGCCGCTTGTCTTCCTGGCCACCTTGGTTGGTTGCGGGGCTAAGCATCCGCCGCCGCGACCCGCCATTCCCGGCAGCGTGGCCGAGTCCGTGGTCCAGGCCGCCTTGAACAAGAACGGACGGCCCTATGCCCGAGGAGGAACGTCCCCCACCCGTGGTTTTGATTGTTCCGGGCTCGTGGTCTG
Protein-coding regions in this window:
- a CDS encoding C40 family peptidase translates to MRNSAISKIASAASESFALLARLNIRASLSRLVVLLLPLVFLATLVGCGAKHPPPRPAIPGSVAESVVQAALNKNGRPYARGGTSPTRGFDCSGLVVWVYGKHGLNLPRTARDQSRVGSAVPYNQLQGGDLVFFRIGSRGAYHVGIATGRGTFIHSPRPGQRVREESLFDRYWQQRLIAVRRVL